From the Malus domestica chromosome 17, GDT2T_hap1 genome, one window contains:
- the LOC139193822 gene encoding protein ANTAGONIST OF LIKE HETEROCHROMATIN PROTEIN 1-like isoform X1: MDRRKLLLILLLEMSYLETICICTILVVMMLRGKQRHVERPTLTNRSLIRREISLCYLNGIIGNTDTECVNELRMDRRTFGILCDLLRQDGRVKTDGLVSVEEQVCMTLQILAHHTKNRSVGGRFYRSGETISRYFNSVLQGILRLQGFLLKVPQPVPIDSTDARWRCFKNCLGALDGTHIDVHVPEIDKPRYRTRKGRVATNVLGVCSGDMQFIYVFPGWEGSASDSRVLHDAISRPNGFKVPAGCYYLVDGGYTNGEGFLAPYRGIPYHLSEWEGRTPSNKEEYFNMKHSKARNVIERCFGLLKGRWSILRSPSFYPIRTQGRIITACCLLHNLIRQEMSVDPMENLPIIEDGQNTEEGEYVGSVQSSDQWTAMRNDMAEEMYNEWRAIRNQQPN, translated from the exons atggatcgaaggaagcttttattgatcttattgttagagatgtcttatttggaaacaatttgtatttgtacgattcttgtggtgatgatgctacgtggcaaacagagacatgttgaacgacccacattgactaaccgttcacttattagacgagagattagtttgtgttatctgaatggtataatagggaatactgatactgaatgtgttaacgaattgagaatggatagaaggacttttggcatattatgcgacttacttcgtcaagatgggagggtaaaaactgatggtttggtgtctgtagaggaacaggtgtgtatgactttacaaatattagcacatcatactaagaatcgtagtgttggcggtagattttataggtcgggagagactataagtaggtatttcaatagcgtattgcaaggaattttgcgattacaaggtttcctactaaaagtcccacagcctgtgcctattgattctacagatgctaggtggcgatgttttaag aattgcttgggagcattggatggaacacacattgatgtgcatgtacctgaaattgacaaaccaagataccgaacaagaaagggtcgagttgcaactaatgtgttaggtgtgtgttcaggagatatgcagttcatatatgtgtttccggggtgggagggttccgcatcagactctagagtgctacatgatgcaattagtaggcctaatggttttaaggtaccagcgg gttgttattaccttgtagatggtggttatacaaatggtgaaggattccttgcaccctatagaggaataccttatcatttatctgaatgggagggacgaacaccttctaataaggaagaatattttaacatgaagcattctaaggcaaggaatgtaattgaacgctgttttggcttgctaaaaggaaggtggtcgatactaaggagtccatctttctatccgataaggacacaaggtcgaataattaccgcttgttgcctactacacaatcttattaggcaagagatgtcagtagatccaatggagaatttgccaataatagaagatggacaaaatacagaagaaggtgaatatgttggtagtgttcAATCATCGGACCAGTGGACTGCAATGAGGAATGATATGGCTGaggaaatgtataatgagtggagagcaattaggaaccagcaaccgaactag
- the LOC103429419 gene encoding LOW QUALITY PROTEIN: uncharacterized protein (The sequence of the model RefSeq protein was modified relative to this genomic sequence to represent the inferred CDS: inserted 1 base in 1 codon), whose amino-acid sequence MGQGQEVKTKDDAQVEIQEGGEIFFFYRPRVNKEEARSPDDVQRLYIVLRPETGERPVEEKQDPDSAKEGAMAKKKGPKSSGESEKGSGGSGKSEGGGHGRQEVNIEKQPSLRFIVKGRKSLPDPGNKGRPNRGFVEMVTTNIDDVKTALQGEAYDTKTRGHXHTSEARALGEGVYRILRHEGGKKHHTHLIYKLEFPPENESNEPQESLNIKHEGSFHIQIKNPNQHASSSTSSRSRGLRNKRTANFPAHLQDLFGKLRHHPVDPPDFLNYEGCEFLLISASDDVEEELGLDLQTEGEANESCSDLIKTFGETASTKPLLKGTWV is encoded by the exons ATGGGACAAGGCCAAGAAGTTAAGACTAAAGATGATGCCCAAGTTGAAATTCAG GAAGGGGGGGAAATATTTTTCTTCTACCGGCCAAGGGTAAACAAAGAAGAAGCGCGCAGCCCAGACGACGTTCAACGGTTGTACATCGTTTTAAGGCCGGAGACCGGTGAGAGGCCAGTGGAAGAAAAGCAGGACCCCGATTCGGCAAAAGAAGGTGCAATGGCAAAGAAGAAGGGACCGAAAAGTTCTGGTGAAAGCGAGAAGGGTTCGGGTGGTAGCGGAAAAAGTGAAGGTGGTGGGCATGGCAGGCAGGAAGTGAACATTGAGAAGCAGCCATCGCTGAGGTTCATAGTGAAGGGAAGGAAAAGCCTTCCAGATCCAGGAAATAAAGGCAGACCCAACCGGGGTTTTGTTGAGATGGTCACCACgaatattgatgatgtgaaaacTGCTCTTCAAGGGG AGGCGTATGATACTAAAACAAGAGGAC AACATACTTCTGAAGCAAGGGCATTAGGAGAAGGCGTTTACCGCATTCTGCGGCACGAGGGGGGGAAGAAACACCACACTCATCTGATTTACAAGCTGGAGTTCCCACCCGAAAATGAGAGCAATGAGCCTCAGGAGTCGCTTAACATTAAACATGAAGGCTCATTTCATATTCAGATAAAGAACCCTAATCAACACGCCAGCAGCAGTACTAGTTCTCGGTCCAGAGGGCTACGGAACAAGCGCACAGCTAATTTTCCTGCCCACCTGCAAGACCTGTTTGGGAAATTACGGCACCACCCAGTTGATCCACCCGACTTCTTGAACTACGAAGGATGTGAGTTCTTGCTCATTTCAGCTTCGGATGATGTAGAAGAGGAGTTGGGGTTGGATCTTCAGACAGAAGGGGAAGCCAATGAATCTTGTTCCGATTTGATCAAGACTTTCGGGGAGACTGCATCAACCAAACCTCTTCTGAAAGGCACTTGGGtgtga
- the LOC139193822 gene encoding uncharacterized protein isoform X2, with protein sequence MDNENILNATQEPKGRRRKWEAFEEEVLLGVLEDFVARKQRCDTGAFKQGTLVEIAKAVNVLCPHSNIKANPHIESKLKKWKKTYSMVVDMINTSGFAWNDVKKCVEVDSDDAWQTYVQRNKEADGWRSKPFPLFDRFAYIFGKDRATGNVAETPAQMVEEQSHDHVGESDIGGDNFVSSMNQQSQQSTPSENSQRKRKRAVGSSSDGTEAIISGLKDFYVESGKRMQMVTEALVQGTADHTDIANELEAMSLSPMDQIDALSLILDKPKNVGVFRAIKPELKKVFVQRLLRDNASG encoded by the exons atggataacgaaaatattttgaatgctactcaagagccaaaaggaagaaggcgtaaatgggaagcatttgaggaagaagtattactaggagttcttgaggattttgttgctcggaagcaacggtgtgacaccggtgctttcaaacaaggtactttggttgaaatagcaaaagctgtcaatgttttatgtcctcattcaaatataaaggcaaatccacatattgagtccaagttgaagaaatggaaaaaaacatatagtatggtcgttgacatgataaacacaagtggatttgcatggaatgatgtcaaaaagtgcgttgaagttgacagtgatgacgcatggcaaacttatgtgcag agaaataaagaagccgatggatggagaagcaaaccttttccactgtttgatagatttgcatatatatttggaaaagatcgggctacgggtaatgtagccgaaacccctgctcaaatggtggaggaacaaagtcatgatcatgttggtgaaagtgatattggaggtgataattttgtttcttcaatgaaccaacaaagccaacaaagcaccccatctgaaaatagccaaagaaagaggaaaagagctgtgggaagttcaagtgatggaaccgaggcaattatcagtggactgaaagatttttatgttgaaagtgggaagaggatgcaaatggtaactgaagctttagttcaaggtactgcagatcatactgacatagctaatgaacttgaagcaatgagtctctctcctatggatcaaattgatgcattgtctcttattttggataaaccaaaaaatgtgggagtgttcagggcaatcaaaccggaactcaagaaagtgttcgtccaaagACTTTTAAGAGACAACGCAAgcggatga